One segment of Euwallacea fornicatus isolate EFF26 chromosome 23, ASM4011564v1, whole genome shotgun sequence DNA contains the following:
- the LOC136346386 gene encoding enhancer of split m4 protein-like yields the protein MNFTSDYLVASNNSINDNKVNAKKVARNPLYQVKKLIKCVLNKSSKDTYKKNSQPSYFMEEEIQDNLANEILENEIFEQIDSCEEFAGVPVYNGSSVEILPIVRGQRYVPVHFARTEAGTFFWTSVGSPDSDIVKCGDQNVICNYQTPELQVPADRWAQA from the coding sequence atgaatttcaCTAGCGACTATTTGGTTGCGTCCAACAACAGCATAAACGACAACAAAGTGAACGCGAAAAAGGTGGCGCGCAACCCTCTCTACCAAGTCAAGAAGCTGATCAAGTGCGTCTTGAACAAGAGCTCCAAGGACACCTACAAGAAGAACTCGCAGCCCTCCTACTTCATGGAAGAAGAAATCCAAGACAATCTCGCCAATGAGATCTTAGAGAACGAGATTTTCGAACAAATTGATTCCTGTGAAGAATTCGCAGGAGTTCCAGTGTACAATGGGTCTTCTGTTGAGATCCTGCCGATAGTGCGAGGCCAAAGGTACGTTCCAGTGCATTTCGCCAGGACTGAGGCCGGTACCTTCTTCTGGACCTCGGTGGGGTCACCTGACAGTGACATCGTGAAATGTGGAGACCAAAATGTCATTTGCAATTACCAGACTCCTGAGCTTCAAGTACCTGCAGACCGATGGGCCCAAGCCTAG